In Apium graveolens cultivar Ventura chromosome 10, ASM990537v1, whole genome shotgun sequence, the following are encoded in one genomic region:
- the LOC141691650 gene encoding DELLA protein RGL1-like: protein MADDLSSFSMFDSQYVHKPLEGLLQDILVTQKVQIFSFESDVPGGADPSTTDIRSGEHPINREEEARVHASGEHEKLVDANLENNSNVSTIPQLDQLILNGQNLELSLKESDSIHFRSNKICTESFRVLGNYGKRKGRFREGIFSGQSSKSNSKLTTEEIMRVAGERFINFSKKKLDGITSFIHPQGSGFTSLSSEDTGMVDLAYLLLASAEKVGNKEFDAADKLLMHCEGKVAESGHPVERITYHFSKALRERITMERGSSVGRIETDQGRDYSGLSSGIDLMYLTLHQKVPFSKVMQFTSIQTILENVAAAKKIHLIDLQLRNGIQWTPLIQALSERKTPPVQLLRITALQTTDEDKAEKIGERLQSYAKSLNISFFFKVVHILNIKDLKIELFKIRPGEAVAIYSPIVLRAMIPKAENLEILLKVIQRMRPKIMIVNEVEANQNSPSFVNRFTETLFYFSAWFDALEDCINRDNPYRMHVERSYFGRGIHNIVASEGEDRITRSVNIDVWRVFFQSLRMVEIDISKSSIDQANLVLQQKFSCGNSCTIYKNGKCLIVGWKGTPLHSVSAWKFK from the coding sequence ATGGCAGATGACTTGTCTTCATTCAGCATGTTCGATTCTCAATATGTCCATAAGCCTCTTGAAGGTCTTCTACAAGATATATTAGTCACTCAAAAGGTGCAAATCTTTAGTTTTGAAAGCGACGTTCCTGGAGGGGCTGATCCATCCACCACTGACATTAGGAGCGGTGAACATCCAATTAACAGAGAAGAAGAGGCAAGAGTCCATGCCTCTGGAGAGCACGAAAAATTGGTGGATGCCAATTTAGAAAACAATAGCAATGTCAGTACCATACCGCAACTGGATCAGTTGATACTCAATGGTCAAAATCTTGAGCTAAGTTTAAAAGAAAGTGATTCTATCCATTTCCGGTCTAATAAAATTTGTACAGAATCTTTTCGGGTCCTTGGAAACTATGGAAAAAGGAAGGGAAGATTCAGGGAAGGAATATTTAGTGGTCAAAGCAGCAAAAGTAACAGCAAATTAACAACAGAAGAAATAATGAGGGTGGCTGGAGAAAGATTCATCAACTTCTCTAAGAAAAAGCTTGACGGGATCACCAGCTTTATCCATCCGCAGGGTTCAGGTTTCACAAGTTTGTCATCAGAGGACACTGGAATGGTGGATCTTGCCTACCTCCTTTTAGCCTCAGCTGAAAAAGTTGGCAACAAGGAATTTGATGCTGCAGACAAATTACTTATGCATTGTGAAGGTAAGGTAGCTGAATCAGGTCATCCGGTTGAAAGAATAACTTATCATTTTTCTAAAGCTCTACGAGAAAGGATCACAATGGAAAGAGGAAGCAGTGTGGGTAGGATAGAAACTGACCAAGGCAGAGATTACAGTGGACTCTCCTCCGGCATTGACTTGATGTATTTGACGCTTCATCAAAAAGTTCCATTCAGTAAAGTGATGCAATTCACATCAATACAAACAATATTGGAAAATGTTGCAGCAGCAAAAAAAATTCACTTAATTGATCTTCAACTTAGAAATGGTATTCAGTGGACACCTTTAATACAAGCTCTTTCGGAACGGAAAACCCCTCCAGTTCAGCTGCTTAGAATTACCGCTCTTCAGACAACAGATGAAGATAAGGCTGAGAAAATTGGAGAGAGGTTGCAAAGCTATGCCAAGTCTTTGAacatttctttttttttcaaggTAGTTCACATTCTGAACATAAAAGATCTCAAGATAGAGTTATTCAAGATTAGACCAGGTGAAGCTGTGGCAATTTACTCTCCAATTGTTCTAAGGGCGATGATCCCAAAAGCTGAGAATCTGGAAATTCTACTAAAAGTGATACAAAGGATGAGACCGAAAATCATGATAGTCAATGAAGTAGAGGCAAATCAAAATTCACCATCATTTGTAAATCGTTTCACAGAAACACTTTTTTATTTCAGTGCATGGTTTGATGCATTAGAAGACTGCATAAACCGAGACAATCCTTATAGAATGCATGTTGAGAGAAGTTACTTTGGCCGAGGAATTCATAACATTGTTGCAAGTGAGGGAGAGGACAGAATCACAAGGAGTGTGAATATAGATGTGTGGAGAGTATTCTTTCAAAGTTTAAGAATGGTAGAGATTGATATCAGCAAATCATCTATAGATCAAGCCAACTTGGTCCTCCAGCAGAAGTTCTCTTGTGGAAATTCCTGCACTATATATAAGAATGGAAAGTGTCTTATTGTTGGATGGAAGGGAACCCCACTACATTCCGTTTCAGCTTGGAAGTTTAAGTAA
- the LOC141691649 gene encoding DELLA protein RGL2-like gives MRVAGERFIHFSNKKLDGITSFIHPDGSVLSGLSSEDTRMVDLAHLLLDSAEKVGSKQFHAADKLLMHCEGKVSESGHPVERIIYHFSKALRERITTEIRSRAGMIETDQVRDYSGLSSGIDLTCLVLHQAIPFSQVMQFASIQTILENVAGAKKIHLIDLQLRNGVQWTPFIRALSERKAIPVQLLKITAFQTTDKEKAEKIGKRLQSYAKSMNISLIFKVVSVVNMKDLKVGLFNTRPGEAVVVYSPTVLSAMIPRPANLQIVLRVLRKLKPKLMVVNEVEANQNSPSFVQRFTEALFFFSAWFDALGDCINRDNPYRMDVERSYFGQGIQSIVATEGEERISRSVTINVWRVFFQRFKMVEIDISQSSLNQVNLVLEQKFSCGSSCTIQKNGKCLIVGWKGTPLHSVSAWKFK, from the coding sequence ATGAGGGTAGCTGGAGAAAGATTCATCCACTTCTCTAACAAAAAGCTTGACGGGATCACCAGCTTTATCCATCCAGATGGTTCAGTTCTTTCAGGTTTGTCATCGGAGGACACCAGAATGGTGGATCTTGCTCACCTCCTTTTAGATTCTGCTGAAAAAGTGGGCAGCAAGCAATTCCATGCTGCTGACAAATTGCTCATGCATTGTGAAGGTAAGGTATCTGAATCGGGTCATCCAGTTGAAAGAATCATTTATCATTTTTCAAAAGCTCTACGAGAAAGGATCACCACAGAAATAAGAAGCAGAGCGGGTATGATAGAAACCGATCAGGTTAGAGATTACAGCGGACTCTCCTCAGGCATCGACTTGACTTGTTTGGTGCTTCATCAAGCAATTCCATTCAGTCAAGTGATGCAATTTGCATCAATACAAACAATATTAGAAAATGTTGCAGGGGCTAAAAAAATCCATTTAATTGATCTTCAACTCAGAAATGGAGTTCAGTGGACACCTTTCATACGAGCTCTTTCAGAACGGAAAGCTATTCCAGTTCAGCTTCTTAAGATCACTGCTTTTCAGACAACAGACAAAGAGAAGGCTGAAAAAATTGGAAAGAGGTTGCAAAGCTATGCCAAATCCATGAACATTTCTTTGATATTCAAGGTAGTTTCGGTTGTGAACATGAAAGATCTCAAGGTAGGATTATTCAATACTAGACCTGGTGAAGCTGTGGTAGTTTATTCTCCCACCGTACTGAGTGCAATGATCCCGAGGCCTGCCAATCTGCAAATTGTGCTAAGAGTATTACGAAAGCTGAAACCAAAATTAATGGTAGTCAACGAAGTAGAGGCAAATCAAAACTCACCATCATTTGTACAGCGTTTCACAGAAGCACTTTTCTTTTTCAGCGCATGGTTTGATGCATTGGGAGACTGCATAAACCGAGACAATCCATatagaatggatgttgagagaAGTTACTTTGGCCAAGGAATCCAGAGCATTGTTGCAACTGAGGGAGAGGAAAGAATCTCAAGGAGTGTAACTATAAATGTGTGGAGAGTATTCTTTCAAAGATTTAAAATGGTAGAAATTGACATCAGCCAATCATCTCTTAATCAAGTCAACTTGGTCCTTGAGCAGAAATTTTCGTGTGGAAGTTCCTGCACTATACAGAAGAACGGAAAGTGTCTAATTGTTGGCTGGAAGGGAACCCCATTACATTCTGTTTCTGCTTGGAAATTTAAGTAA
- the LOC141693726 gene encoding protein trichome birefringence-like 6: protein MEKQKSFSIKPTRFMVFSFTISFSLSLLAFFSIWVIHSTPILHQETHFEFGSGHDPVGDFSTNSSNEVKDAILIGTQLKESVNTSGFSNFSRKDSLILHQETHFDFGSGHDLVGDFSTNSSNEVEDAILINTQSKESVNTSGVSNFSKKDSDLSDTQDSFSHLNGSVSELISSVLIAHKQKSYKSLDLDEVVINGNALIGNENGSESLLGKVEASKNSDIQESTSRKPCDVSKGKWVFDDSYPLYTNVTCPFIDEGFSCQTNGRLDKDYMKWRWQPQDCDIPRFNATAMLNLIRGKSLVFVGDSINRNQWESMLCLLMGAIKDPKRVYEARGRRITKEKGNYCFKFLDYKCTVEFYVSHYLVHEGKARVGKKRLQTLRIDTMDRGASRWKGADIIVFNTAHWWSHFKTKSGVNYYQEGQQVHPHLDVSTAFQKALMTWGSWLDKYIDPQKTKVFFRSSAPSHFRGGQWNAGGHCREASQPLNETARTTPPEKNIILEEVLRQMKIPVTILNITSLSDYRVDGHPSVYGRSPGKSSSGGQDCSHWCLPGVPDTWNELLYFYLQSNTQGT from the exons ATGGAAAAGCAAAAAAGTTTCTCTATAAAACCCACAAGATTTATGGTGTTTTCTTTCACTATTTCATTTTCTTTGTCTCTTTTAGCCTTCTTTTCCATCTGGGTCATTCATTCTACTCCCATTCTTCATCAAGAAACACACTTTGAGTTCGGGTCGGGTCATGACCCGGTTGGTGATTTTAGTACAAACTCATCGAATGAAGTTAAAGATGCAATTTTGATTGGTACCCAGTTGAAAGAATCTGTAAATACATCTGGGTTTTCAAATTTTTCAAGAAAAGATAGTCTCATTCTTCATCAAGAAACACACTTTGACTTCGGGTCGGGTCATGACCTGGTTGGTGATTTTAGTACAAACTCATCAAATGAAGTTGAAGATGCAATTTTGATTAATACCCAGTCGAAAGAATCTGTAAATACATCTGGGGTTTCAAATTTTTCAAAAAAAGATAGTGATTTAAGTGACACTCAAGATTCTTTTAGTCATCTGAATGGTTCAGTTAGTGAGCTGATTAGTTCAGTTTTGATTGCTCATAAGCAGAAATCATATAAAAGCTTAGATTTAGATGAGGTGGTTATAAATGGAAATGCATTAATTGGCAATGAGAATGGATCTGAGTCTTTACTTGGGAAAGTTGAAGCTTCTAAAAATAGTGATATTCAAGAAAGTACTAGTAGAAAGCCATGTGATGTTAGTAAAGGCAAGTGGGTGTTTGATGATAGTTATCCTTTGTATACAAATGTTACATGTCCTTTTATAGATGAAGGTTTTAGTTGTCAAACAAATGGGAGATTGGATAAGGATTACATGAAATGGAGGTGGCAGCCTCAAGATTGTGACATTCCAAG GTTCAATGCCACAGCAATGCTGAACTTGATTAGAGGGAAGAGTCTTGTTTTTGTGGGTGATTCGATTAATAGGAATCAGTGGGAATCGATGTTATGCTTGTTGATGGGAGCCATTAAAGATCCGAAGAGGGTTTATGAGGCCCGTGGGCGACGGATAACTAAAGAGAAGGGAAACTATTGTTTCAAGTTTTTG GATTACAAGTGTACAGTTGAATTCTATGTGAGCCATTATTTAGTTCACGAGGGTAAGGCTAGGGTTGGAAAGAAAAGATTGCAGACATTGCGTATTGATACAATGGATAGAGGTGCATCAAGATGGAAAGGAGCTGACATTATTGTGTTTAATACTGCTCATTGGTGGAGTCATTTCAAAACAAAATCTGG GGTTAACTATTATCAAGAAGGACAACAAGTTCATCCTCATCTTGATGTCTCAACAGCTTTCCAGAAAGCTTTGATGACATGGGGATCATGGTTGGATAAATATATCGATCCGCAAAAAACAAAAGTTTTCTTTCGAAGTTCCGCTCCTTCACATTTCAG AGGAGGTCAATGGAATGCTGGTGGCCACTGCCGAGAAGCTTCTCAACCACTAAATGAAACTGCAAGAACCACTCCCCCTGAAAAAAATATCATTCTGGAAGAGGTCTTGAGACAAATGAAAATACCTGTTACTATTTTGAATATAACTAGTTTGTCAGATTATCGAGTAGATGGCCACCCATCCGTATATGGAAGAAGTCCTGGGAAGAGTTCTTCCGGTGGTCAAGATTGCAGCCATTGGTGTCTTCCCGGAGTTCCAGATACGTGGAACGAACTCTTGTATTTTTACTTGCAGTCTAACACACAAGGCACATAG
- the LOC141691651 gene encoding DELLA protein RGL1-like, producing the protein MSDDSGSSSPNIIQTDSRPVEVLENEMYSRVEQVSFKVAEPGERILFSSDLGNDFNKGKMADTGHCVLEDGMNRNKSDGAQSYAGAYCEQPSSLAPGLELPVKHKRDVNSASLFELLSKYDRGGKKLEDKHLRNLGSGNTSSQKLSTEEIIRVAAERYIQFPSKDLDCVTTFIHPYGSVLSSLSMEETNGADLAHLLLAAADKIWGGKFDSARNLLAGCECKASKSGNPIERLTSYFSEALQERIRRETGSRKFQKVNENVRVPINGLATGVDQTVVAIHEHIPFSKVMHFASTQTILEHVTTETKIHVIDLHIRSGIHWPPMIQALSERKANPVQLLKITALNTEDNHKVEDICKRLESFANPLNINFSFEVVTVDDLSYVKKESFNIQSGEAVVIYAGNILRTMIPWPDKLESLMTVIKELSPLIMVLFEVDASDNSPSFINRFVQALFYYSTWFDCLEECMDRDNQHRMNIERYHIGEGIINTIATEGEERITRSVKIDVWRSYFARFQMVEVEIPKSSFHQAEMVLKKEFSCKKFCSINNDAKCFIIGWKGTPMFSLSTWKFEQTPQNL; encoded by the coding sequence ATGTCAGATGACTCCGGGTCATCAAGTCCTAATATTATTCAAACTGATTCTAGGCCAGTTGAGGTGCTTGAAAACGAAATGTATTCTCGAGTAGAACAAGTATCATTTAAAGTGGCTGAACCTGGAGAGCGGATTCTATTTTCCTCAGACCTCGGGAATGACTTTAACAAAGGAAAAATGGCAGACACGGGACACTGTGTGTTGGAAGATGGTATGAACAGGAACAAATCCGATGGAGCACAAAGCTACGCAGGTGCATACTGTGAGCAGCCTTCCAGCCTTGCTCCCGGACTAGAGTTGCCAGTCAAGCACAAGCGTGATGTTAATTCTGCCTCTTTGTTTGAGCTCCTCAGCAAATATGACAGAGGGGGCAAAAAGTTGGAAGACAAACATTTAAGAAATCTAGGCAGCGGAAATACAAGTAGTCAAAAGCTGTCAACAGAAGAAATCATAAGGGTGGCTGCAGAAAGATACATTCAGTTCCCTAGCAAAGATCTTGACTGTGTAACCACCTTTATTCACCCCTATGGTTCAGTCCTGTCAAGTCTGTCAATGGAAGAAACAAATGGCGCAGACCTAGCACACCTTCTTTTAGCTGCAGCTGATAAAATATGGGGTGGCAAATTTGATTCTGCAAGGAATTTGCTTGCAGGTTGCGAGTGCAAGGCATCTAAATCAGGTAATCCAATTGAAAGACTAACATCATATTTTTCTGAAGCTCTACAAGAAAGAATCCGTAGGGAAACGGGAAGCAGAAAGTTTCAGAAGGTGAATGAGAATGTTAGAGTCCCCATTAATGGCCTCGCAACAGGTGTTGACCAAACAGTAGTGGCGATCCATGAGCACATTCCATTCAGTAAGGTGATGCACTTTGCATCAACACAAACAATTTTAGAACATGTTACAACGGAAACCAAAATACACGTTATTGATTTACATATTAGGAGTGGAATTCACTGGCCACCTATGATACAAGCCCTTTCAGAACGGAAAGCTAATCCAGTTCAGCTCCTTAAGATAACCGCTCTCAATACAGAAGATAATCACAAGGTTGAGGATATTTGTAAGAGGTTAGAAAGCTTTGCCAACCCATTGAACATCAACTTTTCATTTGAAGTGGTAACTGTAGATGACTTGAGCTATGTAAAGAAAGAATCATTTAATATTCAATCCGGTGAAGCGGTGGTTATCTACGCTGGAAATATACTAAGGACAATGATTCCATGGCCTGATAAACTGGAAAGTTTAATGACAGTGATCAAAGAACTAAGTCCCCTAATTATGGTCTTATTTGAAGTAGATGCAAGTGATAACTCACCTTCATTTATTAATCGCTTTGTGCAAGCACTTTTTTACTATAGTACATGGTTTGACTGCTTGGAAGAATGCATGGATCGCGATAATCAGCACAGGATGAATATTGAAAGATATCATATTGGAGAAGGAATCATTAACACTATTGCAACAGAGGGAGAAGAAAGGATTACAAGAAGTGTGAAGATCGACGTGTGGAGATCATACTTTGCAAGGTTTCAAATGGTGGAAGTTGAAATTCCAAAATCATCTTTTCATCAAGCTGAAAtggttctgaagaaggaattttCTTGCAAAAAATTCTGCAGTATCAATAATGATGCCAAGTGTTTCATAATCGGATGGAAAGGAACCCCGATGTTTTCACTTTCAACTTGGAAGTTCGAACAAACTCCACAAAACTTGTGA